AAGCTGCCGGTGCCACATAGAAAATAACCCTTGATATTCCAAAAAACCAAAAACCGCAGTCATTGATATAACAAATTAGCTGATAAAATTTAAGTCCCTTAATAAAAAGCGGGTTTTTCAAAATAAAAATCTGTACCATACCCTGTGCCCATCTGCTTCTTTGCAGGATAAAATCATCAAATGTCTCAGGGGAAAGACCGCAAACCATGGGGCGGCCATAGTATATGCTGTTATAACCCATGCCGTGCAAAGACAGTGCGGTCTCAGCATCCTCTGTAATTGTTTCTCCGCTAATGCCGCCAACCTCTACAAGGTACTTTCTTCTCATAATGGCGGCAGAACCGCAAAAAAACGAAGCATTCCAGAAATCAAGCCCGGGCTGCCCTCCGCGGTAAAACATCTCGTTTTCAGCTGGCGCATCCGCAAATACTGCTAGGTTTTTCTCCACTGTGCTTGAATTGATAAAAAAGTGAGGAGTTTGTACAAAGGCAAGTTTTTCATCTCTTATGAAATATCCAACGGTGTTTTTCAATATGTCTTTTGCGGGAACATGATCGCAATCAAGAATCAGTATGAGGTCAGAATTAGTATATCCAAAAGCATGATTAAGATTACCGGCTTTAGCATGGATATTTCGTTCTCTTGTGATGTAACCTGCGCCAAACTCCCTGGCCATTCTTCTGAATTCATAATGACGCTCCCATGCCGCCTGAGAAAGCTTAGGATTGCTTCTTCTTGCCATAGTGCCGCCGTCATCAAGCACATAGACGTGGAGCTTGTCTTTAGGATAATCTACCTGAAGCGCCGCAATTACCGTTACTTTGACTAATTCAAGGGGCTCATTATACGTTGGAATGAATATGTCCACTGAGGGATATAAAGCAGTGTCAGCAGGCAGCGGTACAGGTTCATTTTCTGTGGGCCAGAGGCTTACAAAAAGCGACAGGAAATGTAGAGTAATCCCATAAAGTTCAGCCAGATACAGTAGCGCCATACCCATAAAATCTGAAATATCAGTATATATAAGCGTTTCAAAAGTCCGCCAGTACAGATACCTCAGCGTTATGAGAGAAGCTATTAGCATAAAATGAATACGCCACGGAGGATATTTAAACTTTTTAATACGGTTAAAAACTATTAATATTGCTATCAATCCCCAACTGACTATTGCTTGCGCATAAACGGGCAGGAGTAAGCCGATGATATGGAAATACAGAAGCACAGCAGCGCCCAACGCGATATATATGCCAACTGTATAGCCCCGCCTTGTTTGTATAAAGTGTTTGCGTATAAAGTGCTTAATTGGTGTCCTTATCAACTCCATGATGTAAGGTACGCTTCTGGGGAGCATCAGGAGCCGTAAACATATTGATACCCTTG
The Nitrospirota bacterium genome window above contains:
- the bcsA gene encoding UDP-forming cellulose synthase catalytic subunit, coding for MELIRTPIKHFIRKHFIQTRRGYTVGIYIALGAAVLLYFHIIGLLLPVYAQAIVSWGLIAILIVFNRIKKFKYPPWRIHFMLIASLITLRYLYWRTFETLIYTDISDFMGMALLYLAELYGITLHFLSLFVSLWPTENEPVPLPADTALYPSVDIFIPTYNEPLELVKVTVIAALQVDYPKDKLHVYVLDDGGTMARRSNPKLSQAAWERHYEFRRMAREFGAGYITRERNIHAKAGNLNHAFGYTNSDLILILDCDHVPAKDILKNTVGYFIRDEKLAFVQTPHFFINSSTVEKNLAVFADAPAENEMFYRGGQPGLDFWNASFFCGSAAIMRRKYLVEVGGISGETITEDAETALSLHGMGYNSIYYGRPMVCGLSPETFDDFILQRSRWAQGMVQIFILKNPLFIKGLKFYQLICYINDCGFWFFGISRVIFYVAPAAFLLLNLKIFFASTSQVLIYALPHLLSSLILTEYISGKYRWPFFSDLFESVQSIYLFPAVIGVVLNPRSPSFKVTPKGQTSESESLSKMAIPFLIMTTIMFIAVPVAIIRWFEFPLYRDVIAVTSAWSVFNLILAMASLGAFFERRQVRRHHRLWANYKTSVYLPQSNEPVAGLITDLSLSGASVELGLSVSLKQLDEVTISFSDSYGNQYSVQARVQRIFKKGTYILCGCEFIVLNEETFKNIVGLVYGDSQRWVDFWNKRRKTPNTLRIVFVLLTLGITGTKKSFAAVFQMIFQLIKRQWKYLRPNRGTV